The following DNA comes from Winogradskyella sp. PG-2.
ATTTAGTTCTTTTACAAAAGGTTGTTTAGTAATGATTTGACCAGTAGCTGCCTTTATAGCATTCGCTAAAGCGCCACCAGCTGGTGGTAACCCAGGCTCTCCGAGCCCTGTTGGTGATAATTCACTTTCGACAAAATAGGTTTCGACAATGGGAGTTTCGTTCATTCTAATTAGACGATAGGTGTTAAAGTTGACGTCATCTGGTTTTCCATTTTTGAAAGAAAAATCTGCAAACATTGCATGCCCTATGCCATCAAGAACACCTCCTTCAATTTGATTTTTTGCACCAGTTGGATTAATAACAATGCCACAATCTACTGCAACCGTAACCTTATCTATTGAAGGTAAACCATTTTTTAACGTTATATCAACAACTTCTGCTACATGTGTATTATGACTGTAATACGCTGCAAATCCCTGAAATACTTCATTATTAGTTTTTTTCCATTTACCTTTTTCAGCAGCTAATTTTATAGTCTCGGTCATTCGCTTTGCTGAATACTGAATGTTTGGATCTTCTCCGTCTTTTACGTTTTTTAATAAATCTAAGCGAAGTTGAACTGAATCAACATTTAACTCATCAGCGATTTCATCAATAAAACTTTGCTCAGCATAAGCTAAAAAATTAGTGTAAGGAGCTCTCCATGCACCTGTGGTTATATTACTTTGAAAGTTTGCAGTGTCAACCTGGTAATTTTCAATTGCACCTGCAGGGAAAAAGTGTGGAATTAATCCATACATATTACTATTAATAGCTGCTTCCTTGAGATGATATCCTGAGATTTTATTATCTTTTATAGATGCCGCTATTTTGTATTTAATGGCTGGACGATATACACCTAGGGTCATATCATCTTCTCTAGTGCAAATTAGTTTAATTGGCTTTTTGATTTTATCAGAAATTTCAGCAGCTTCATAAACAAAATCCCCATATAGGCGTCTTCCAAAACCTCCACCCATTCTTGTCATTTCTACATGAACATTTTCAAGATCTCTATTTAATAGGGAAGCAACAACCTTAGATGCAGCTTCTGGTGTCTGTACGGGACCAACTAAATGTACTTTGTCCTTTGTAACATCAGCAAAAAAGTTCATCGGCTCCATACAATTATGAGGTAAAAAAGGAGACTCGTAAATACGCTCAATAATTTTATCAGCATTGGCAAATGCTTTTTTTACATTACCATCTGACCTTCTTGTATTAAAATCATTTCCATTAAGTAAATCATTCAATTTTTTATCATGTAAATCTGTGCTCTCAGCTAATGACTTATTTTTCCATACAACATTAATCGTTTTTTTAGCTTTTATAACGTCCCAAGTGGTTTTGCCAATAATTACTATCTTGTCTGTTTCACTTAAACGAACACTCCAATGTGCTGATCCATCAAAATTTTCTTGATTTAAATAATTCCTTGCCTTTTCTCCAATAACAAAGACATCTATAATGCCTGGCAAGCCTTTAGCCTCAGAAGCATCATATGATTCTAAAATTTGCCCAAAAGCTGGAGGTCTCAAAACTGAAGCATACAACATTCCATCTACTTTATAATCTAATCCAAATAGTGGTTTACCTGTAATAATATTATCGATATCTACATTAATAGCATCTTTACCGATTATCTTATAGTCTTTAGGTGATTTTAAAGTAATGTCTTCAGGCACTTCTAATAAAGCCGCCTCATTAACAACATCTCCATAACCTAATTTATCACCTTTGGCATTTTTTATAATTCCATCCGAAGCGGCACAAGTTGATGCATCTACATTCCATTTTACGGCAGCAGCATTAATTAACATTTGCTTTGTTGTAGCACCTGTTTGTCTTAATGCATCCCATCCAAAACGGATAGACTGACTACCACCTGCGACTTGCCTTTGAAAATTCTTTGTATCTAGAGCACCTTGTTCTACAGTAACATGTTCCCAAGGCACATCTAGTTCTTCTGCAATTAACATTGGCATTGAAGTTTTAACTCCTTGTCCTATTTCTGGGTTAGGTGAAAAAATAGTAACATAGCCATTATCTGCAATTTTTATAAATGCATTAAAGTCATTAAAGTT
Coding sequences within:
- a CDS encoding xanthine dehydrogenase family protein molybdopterin-binding subunit — encoded protein: MENQNKITFSRRNFIRTSALASGGLLIGFNFLNSCKEAVVPPIDVSKLNFNDFNAFIKIADNGYVTIFSPNPEIGQGVKTSMPMLIAEELDVPWEHVTVEQGALDTKNFQRQVAGGSQSIRFGWDALRQTGATTKQMLINAAAVKWNVDASTCAASDGIIKNAKGDKLGYGDVVNEAALLEVPEDITLKSPKDYKIIGKDAINVDIDNIITGKPLFGLDYKVDGMLYASVLRPPAFGQILESYDASEAKGLPGIIDVFVIGEKARNYLNQENFDGSAHWSVRLSETDKIVIIGKTTWDVIKAKKTINVVWKNKSLAESTDLHDKKLNDLLNGNDFNTRRSDGNVKKAFANADKIIERIYESPFLPHNCMEPMNFFADVTKDKVHLVGPVQTPEAASKVVASLLNRDLENVHVEMTRMGGGFGRRLYGDFVYEAAEISDKIKKPIKLICTREDDMTLGVYRPAIKYKIAASIKDNKISGYHLKEAAINSNMYGLIPHFFPAGAIENYQVDTANFQSNITTGAWRAPYTNFLAYAEQSFIDEIADELNVDSVQLRLDLLKNVKDGEDPNIQYSAKRMTETIKLAAEKGKWKKTNNEVFQGFAAYYSHNTHVAEVVDITLKNGLPSIDKVTVAVDCGIVINPTGAKNQIEGGVLDGIGHAMFADFSFKNGKPDDVNFNTYRLIRMNETPIVETYFVESELSPTGLGEPGLPPAGGALANAIKAATGQIITKQPFVKELNKRKTDLTI